A genomic region of Bdellovibrionales bacterium contains the following coding sequences:
- a CDS encoding rhodanese-like domain-containing protein — protein MKWFFKKLDVWKIGPFQLENIIQNSGHFFLFDLREPKVLLEEEELLFAPFLSGARRLPPELVKSSLSELSAGLDSPVILVCQNGRVSSKVAKDLGAHGYVNIYVLEGGVKSLRTFIESGV, from the coding sequence TTGAAATGGTTTTTTAAGAAATTGGATGTTTGGAAGATTGGCCCTTTTCAACTTGAGAATATCATCCAAAATTCTGGGCATTTTTTCCTTTTTGATTTGCGCGAGCCGAAAGTGCTGTTGGAAGAGGAGGAGCTTCTCTTTGCACCCTTTTTGTCAGGGGCGAGGAGGTTGCCTCCAGAACTGGTGAAGAGTTCGCTTTCGGAGCTATCAGCTGGGTTGGATTCTCCCGTTATTCTCGTCTGTCAAAATGGAAGAGTATCGTCAAAGGTGGCTAAAGACCTTGGAGCGCATGGGTATGTGAATATTTACGTTTTGGAGGGAGGAGTGAAATCTCTTCGAACCTTTATTGAGTCTGGAGTGTAA
- a CDS encoding MFS transporter, which yields MSIKNKPLVVIFLTVFIDLIGFGIIIPLSPYLARAFGADALQVGLLMAVYSGAQFVFSPFWGQLSDRWGRRPIILLSLVGAGLSHLIFAFSTTYTLLFVARLLAGIFGANISATMAYIADITDEKSRSKNMGIIGAAFGLGFVLGPALGALAGHVGESLGSNPPFGASFAAVVAAVICLLNAFFAWNVLVESRPAQLKIVTERKSRFGLMRKHLFYPVIGQLQVMYFLASFAMAHMEAALFLFVQDKFNWSLMTAGLGFAYVGIVMVITQGYFIRKLLPVAGERRMLMSGLVMKGLGLAGIAASNEVWQLAVAVTFLGLGTGFINPSLSGSISLLTKENEQGSVMGINQSLSALGRIIGPVLGNLLYRDVSHQSPFWAASLVVGISLLIGISIFRSIPTKARVVV from the coding sequence TTGAGCATAAAAAACAAACCCCTAGTTGTCATTTTCTTAACAGTTTTCATTGATCTTATTGGATTTGGCATCATCATTCCATTGAGTCCCTATTTAGCCAGGGCCTTTGGTGCTGATGCCCTTCAGGTCGGGCTCTTAATGGCGGTATATTCTGGAGCTCAGTTTGTATTTTCGCCGTTTTGGGGGCAGCTGAGTGATCGTTGGGGGCGTAGGCCCATCATATTGCTAAGTTTGGTGGGGGCCGGTCTGTCGCATTTAATATTTGCCTTTTCGACGACCTACACTCTTCTTTTTGTAGCCCGACTATTGGCTGGTATTTTTGGAGCAAACATATCGGCAACAATGGCTTATATTGCGGACATAACGGATGAAAAATCTCGTTCTAAAAATATGGGCATCATCGGAGCTGCCTTTGGTTTAGGTTTTGTCTTGGGGCCTGCCTTGGGAGCTTTAGCTGGCCATGTAGGCGAAAGTCTCGGGAGCAATCCTCCCTTCGGGGCGAGTTTTGCCGCTGTCGTCGCAGCCGTGATCTGCTTGTTAAATGCATTTTTTGCTTGGAACGTCCTTGTGGAGTCTCGACCTGCTCAATTGAAGATTGTAACTGAAAGGAAATCGCGCTTTGGCCTGATGAGAAAGCACCTATTTTATCCAGTTATAGGTCAACTGCAGGTGATGTATTTTTTAGCATCTTTTGCAATGGCGCACATGGAAGCGGCTCTTTTTCTTTTTGTTCAGGACAAGTTCAATTGGAGCCTCATGACTGCGGGCCTTGGTTTTGCTTATGTTGGAATAGTAATGGTCATCACCCAGGGGTATTTTATTCGGAAGCTTCTTCCTGTGGCCGGGGAGCGACGCATGTTGATGTCCGGTCTGGTCATGAAAGGACTGGGGCTTGCTGGTATCGCGGCATCGAATGAAGTTTGGCAACTGGCCGTTGCTGTCACTTTTTTGGGCCTTGGAACTGGTTTTATTAATCCTTCGTTATCAGGCAGTATTAGTTTACTCACAAAGGAAAATGAACAGGGTTCCGTGATGGGCATCAATCAAAGTTTAAGTGCTTTGGGACGCATCATCGGGCCCGTATTGGGAAACTTACTTTATCGTGATGTCAGTCATCAGTCCCCGTTTTGGGCGGCAAGCTTGGTTGTTGGGATTTCATTGCTCATCGGGATTTCAATTTTTCGAAGTATACCAACGAAGGCGCGGGTTGTTGTTTGA